One Rhodoferax sp. GW822-FHT02A01 genomic window, AAATATTCCTGTGGCTGGAAAAGCTGGCCGAGGGTGACCGCTCCATGCGCATGCGCCGCGACGCCGCGCCCTGGACACTGGAGAAGTTCGGTCGCAAGGCGGCCAAACAGTTCATGTGGATCACCCTGGCGCTGTGGACGGGTTTCACCTTCGTTGGCTACTTCACGCCGATCAAGGTGCTGGCTGGCGAATTTGCCCAGTGGAACCTGGGTTCCTGGGAAATCTTCTGGACCTTCTTCTACGCCTTTGCCACCTGGGGCAATGCCGGCTTCATGCGCGAGCAGGTCTGCAAATACATGTGTCCATATGCGCGCTTCCAAAGCGCCATGTTCGACAAGGACACCCTGGTCGTCACCTACGACAAGGAACGCGGTGAGCCGCGCGGCGCCCGCAGCAAGAAGGCCGATCCGGCAGCGCTGAATCTGGGCGCCTGCGTGGACTGCAGCCTGTGCGTGCAGGTGTGCCCCACCGGCATTGATATCCGCAACGGCCTTCAGTACGAGTGCATTGGCTGCGGCGCCTGTGCCGACGTCTGCGATACCGTGATGGACAAGGTGGGCTATGCGCGCGGCCTGGTCAAGTACAGCACCGAACATGCGCTGGAGCAAAAGTGGACGCGCCAGCAGACCCTGCGCCACGTGCTGCGCCCGCGCGTGCTGATCTACACCACCATCCTGGGTGTGGTGGTCACGGCCATGGCCGTCAGCTTGGCATTGCGCCTGCCATTCAAGGTCGATGTGGACCGCGACCGCGGTTCGCTGGCCCGCATTGCTGAAGGCGGCAAGATCGAGAACGTGTTCCGCATCCAGGTGATGAATGCGGCGGAGTCCTCCCAGTCCTTCCATATCTCGGTGGAAGGTCTGCCAGGACTGAGCGTGGCCAGCAACGCCGACGTGACCGTGGCCTCCACCGAGTCGCGCTGGGTACCGGTGCGGCTGCAGTTGCCCTACGAAGGCGCGGAGCCTGGCTCGCACACGATCCACTTCAAGATCGAAGCGACCGGCATTGGCAAGAGCGTCACCGAAAAGTCCGTCTTTATCGTGCCACGCTGAACCGTTCCGCGCTACAGTGACCCCATAAAAGCAGGAGACAAAAAATGAAGCAAAAGCTGATGTGGATTGCATGGCCTTCGTTTTTGATGGCGGGTGTTCTGGAGTTGCTGGTGTTCGCGGTCATTGATCCCCAGGACATGAGCTGGTTTGGCCACGCTTTCGAGCTGTCGCGCCAGGCCACCTACACCCTGGGCTTCTTCGTATTCTGGTTTGTGACCTCGCTGGCGGGCGCTCTGACGCTGTTCCTGTCGCTGCCGCCTAACGCGGTCAACCAAAGCCCCCTGTAGAGCTCCGTTCTGCAAGTCAGACGGGCGGTGTAAGCCTGTGTTGGTCTAAATCGTTTACAGTTGACGTTTACGTAAACGTCAAGTGCGCCTGCGATGCGCCGCCCGAGGAAGACCCATGACCGACCTATCTGCCGAATTCAAGGCACTTGCCAACTACCGCCCCAGCAACAAGGTGCGCTTTGTCACCGCTGCCAGCCTGTTTGACGGGCACGATGCGGCCATCAACATCATGCGCCGCATCCTGCAGAGCATGGGCGCCGAAGTCATCCACCTGGGCCACAACCGTAGCGTGGACGAGGTGGTGACCGCCGCCTTGCAGGAAGACGTGCAGGGCATTGCCATCAGCTCCTACCAGGGCGGGCATGTCGAATACTTCAAGTACATGGTGGACCTGCTCAAGGCCCGGGGCGGCGCGCATATCCAGGTGTTTGGCGGCGGCGGTGGCGTGATCGTCCCACCCGAAATCCGCGAGCTGCATGCCTACGGCGTGGCCCGCATCTACAGCCCGGAAGACGGTCAGAAGATGGGCCTGGCCGGCATGATCGGCGAGATGGTGATGCGTTGCGACCAGGACTTGAGTCCCTTCGCGCCCAAGGACGTGGCAGCCCTGCAGGGCCACTCCGAGGCCAGCTGGCGTGCGTTGGCGCAATTGCTGACCGCCGTGGAAGCAGGCAAGGTGGATGCTGCACTGATGGGTGCTCTGCAAGCCCAGGCGGCGAGTCGCACCATTCCTGTGGTGGGTATCACCGGCACCGGCGGTGCGGGCAAATCGTCGCTGACCGACGAGCTGATCCGCCGCCTGCGTCTGGACCAGGACGACAGCCTGCGCGTGGCCGTCATCTCGATCGACCCTTCACGCCGCAAGAGTGGAGGCGCATTGCTGGGCGACCGCATCCGCATGAACGCGATTTCTCCGTGGAAGTCCGGCCCGCGCATCTTCATGCGCAGCTTGGCCACACGCGACTTCGGCTCCGAGATCAGCGCGGCATTGCCCGACGTGATCACCGCCTGCAAGGCTGCAGGATTCGATCTGATCGTGGTGGAAACCTCCGGCATCGGCCAGGGCGATGCGGCCATCGTGCCGCTGGTGGATGTGCCGCTGTATGTGATGACGCCGGAGTTCGGTGCGGCCAGCCAACTGGAAAAAATCGACATGCTGGACTTTGCTGAGTTCGTCGCCATCAACAAGTTCGACCGCAAGGGCGCCAGCGACGCGCTGCGCGACGTGGCCAAGCAGGTGCAGCGCAACAAGGAAGCCTGGACCACGCCTGCAGAGCAGATGCCGGTATTTGGCACCATGGCGGCACGCTTCAACGACGACGGTGTCACCGCCTTGTACCAGGCGCTGCTGCCGCGCCTGCAGGCTCTGGGCCTCCAGGCAAAAGCAGACGGCCTGTTGCCCCGCGTGAGCGTACGCTTCAGCTCCAACCAGACACCGGTGGTGCCGGCCGCAAGGGTGCGCTACCTGGCCGATATCAGCGATACCGTGCGCGCCTACAAGGCCAAGGCTCGCGCCCAGGCCAAGCTGGCGCGCGAGATCCAGCAACTGCGCGCAGCAGCCAACATGCTGGCGACCGACAAGCCGCACCGCCCCAAGGCGTCCGAGGCGGCCATCGATCTGGCTGAACAGCGGGAGTCCAACCAGGATGCTGCCGCTCGCAAGCTGCTGGCTCAGTGGCCCGAGATGCAAAAGGCCTACGCTGGTGACGAATACGTGGTGAAGATCCGCGACAAGGAGATTCGCACCGCGCTGACCACCAAGAGCCTCTCTGGCACCACCATCCGCAAGGTGGCCCTGCCGCAATACGAGGACCATGGCGAAATCCTCAAGTGGCTGATGCTGGACAACGTGCCCGGCAGCTTCCCCTACACCGCGGGTACCTTTGCCTTCAAGCGCGAAAACGAAGACCCCACGCGCATGTTCGCCGGCGAAGGCGATGCCTTTCGCACCAACAAGCGCTTCAAGCTGCTGAGCTCCGGCATGCCGGCCAAGCGCCTGTCCACCGCCTTCGACTCGGTCACCCTGTACGGCAACGACCCCGACCCGCGACCGGACATCTACGGCAAGGTGGGCAACAGTGGCGTGTCGATTGCCACGCTGGATGACCTCAAAGTCTTGTACAGCGGATTCGATTTGTGCAACCCGGCCACTTCGGTCAGCATGACCATCAACGGCCCGGCGCCCAGCATCCTGGCCATGTTCATGAACGCCGCCATCGACCAGAACATCGACAAATTCAAACAGGACAACGGCCGCGAACCCACCGAGACCGAGACCGCCAAGATCCGCGAATGGGTGCTGGCCAATGTGCGCGGCACGGTGCAGGCCGACATCCTCAAGGAAGACCAGGGCCAGAACACCTGCATCTTCAGCACCGAGTTCAGCCTCAAGGTGATGGGCGACATCGCCGAATACTTTGTGCACCACGACGTGCGCAACTTCTACTCGGTGTCGATCTCGGGCTACCACATTGCAGAAGCAGGTGCCAACCCGATCAGCCAGCTCGCCTTTACGCTCTCCAATGGTTTCACCTTTGTGGAGGCGTACCTGGCGCGCGGCATGCACATCGACGACTTCGCGCCCAACCTGTCCTTCTTCTTCAGCAACGGCATGGACCCGGAGTACACCGTCATGGGCCGCGTGGCCCGGCGCATCTGGGCGGTGGCCATGAAGGAGCGCTATGGTGCCAACGAACGGTCCCAAAAGCTTAAGTACCACATTCAAACGAGTGGCCGCAGCCTGCACGCGCAGGAGATCCAGTTCAACGACATCCGCACCACGCTGCAAGCGCTGATTGCCATCTACGACAACTGCAACAGCCTGCACACCAACGCGTTTGACGAGGCCATCACCACGCCCACCGAAGACTCGGTGCGCCGCGCCATGGCGATCCAGCTCATCATCAACCGCGAATGGGGTCTGGCCAAGAACGAGAACCCCAACCAGGGCGCCTTCATCATCGAAGAGCTCACCGAGCTGGTGGAGGAAGCCGTGCTGGCCGAGTTCGAGAAGATTGCGGAGCGCGGTGGCGTGCTGGGCGCCATGGAGACCGGCTACCAGCGCAGCAAGATCCAGGACGAGAGCATGACCTATGAAATGCTCAAGCACACCGGCGAGCTGCCCATCATCGGCGTGAACACCTTCCGCAACCCGCACGGTGACCAGGTGCAGGACAAGCTGGAGCTGGCCCGTTCCACCGACGAGGAAAAGCAAAGCCAGTTGAAGCGCCTGCAGGACTTCCACGCCCGCAATGCAGACAAGTCACCCGCCATGCTGAAAGCCTTGCAGCAGGCCGTGATCGAAAACAGGAATGTGTTCGAGGTGCTGATGGACGCGGTGCGGGTCTGCTCGCTGGGGCAGATTACCAACGCTCTGTTCGAGGTGGGTGGTCAGTACCGCCGCAGCATGTAAGGCTCAGGCCTTCTTGGTCATCACGACCTTCTGGTACAGGCCTGCGAAGTAGGTCTGTTTTTCGATCTTTTCCACTGGCGCACCTTCGGGTAGCCAGCTGGCGATCTCGTGGTTCCAGACATCCATGGCAAAGGGCTCCAGTATGGTGAGCACCGGCACCATGAGGTAACGGAACGGGCTGAAGGCGCGGGGCTTGTGGTAGTCCACAAACACCAGCCTGCCGCCCGGCTTGGTGACCCGCAGGGCCTCGGCAATGGTCTTGCGGCGCACTTCGGCAGGCTGCTCGTGCAGCAGAAAGAACACCACCGTGGAGTCGTGGCTGCCGTCGGCAAACTGCAGCGCGGTGGAGTCCTGCAGATGGGCATTCACCCGCTGCGTGTTCTTGAGCTTGGCGTGCAGGTTCTTGATCTGTATGGGCGCCACATCAATCACGTCCACGCTGCCCTGCGGACCCAGACGCCGCACCAGATGTTCGGTGAAATCGCCATACACGCAGGCCACCTGCAGTACGCGGCCATTGATGACTTCGCCCATTTCCTGCAAGGCGGCGTCGCGCAGGCGCGCAAAGTTGCCCCACAGAATCAGGTTGACCAGCCACTGGCGTTCAAAGATGTGCACCGCACGCGGATGCAGGTAAGCCCACCAGTACGTGTTTTCCAGATAGGCTGGAATCGTGGCTGGAGGTAGCGCGTGTTTGGCGGACAGGGAAGTGGTTTCCACGGTATTGGCGGCGGGAGGTGGGCTCACTACATGTCTTTCAGGATGGGCCCGGTGCAGCAGAGCGGCACCGGGCAGTGGGAAGAGGTCAACAGTATCGCCACAAGCTCTTACAAACTGGTGAAGAAACCGATGCCAACCAGCGTCAACAGGGTCAGGCCGAACGCGATCAGTGTGAAGCCCAGGATCCTGGATGCCTTCATCTTGGCCGGTGACGGAGCATCGACCAGGCGGCTTTCCAGCTCGCCGCTATCGACCAAGCGCTGGTACTCCAGCGGATGCTCGTGCTTGAACTCTTCGAGCGAGAAGGTGCCGGTGAACATCACCACCTCCAGCGGGAACTTGTCGGGCCGGAAGTGGTTGTTGAAGAAGTGCACGGTGAACAGGAACACCACCGCCAGGAAGGCCTCTTCGCCGTGGAAGATGGCCGCCACATTGAACACCCAGCCCGGCAGGAAGGCACCAAACACATTGGGCAGCCACATCACCAGGCCACTGACGCCGATGATGGTGACACCCCAGAACGGAGCCCAGTAGTCGAACTTCTCCCAATAGGTCCAGCGGTCAAACTTCGGACGCGGACCCTTGCCGAAGAACCACTTGAACATGCCCAGCATGTCGGCAGCGTCCTTCAGATTGGGCACCAGCGAGTTCGGGCCGAAGATCTTGAAGTTCTTCCAGTCGCGTGCCACGCGCATGCCCATGTAGAACAGGTGCCAGAAGAACACGCCAGCAAAGATCACCGCATTGACCCGGTGGATCTTGCCCGCAATGTGCGGGCCGCCCAGTGCGTTCATCAGGTGCGATGCCCAGGGTGCATCCGGATAGAACAGCGGCATACCGGTCAGCGTGAGGATCATCAGGCTCAGTGCGAAGGTGATGTGGCCCAGGCGCCAGATCGGGCTGAAGCGCTGGATATGCTTGCCGGCCATATTGGCTGGAAGTACGTCGGCCTTGATGTGTGGCTGGCTCTGGCGCTGTTTGCGTTCCATGTATTCGCGGAAGAACCACAGCAGGGTGTGCAGCCAGAAGAAGCCGAAGGTACCCACCAGCAACTGCACCATGATCTGGAAGGCAATCCAGATTTGCGGGTACTTGTTGAAGTCGTGGTGGTTGCCGTGTGGCTGGAAGGAGGCAAAACCGTCCGGCGCCAGCGGGATTTCCTTCTTACCGCTGTGGCAGGTCTTGCAGGTCTTCATGCGGTTGTCCGGATGGACCTTGGAGGCCGGGTCATCCACCCGCAGGATGTCGTGGCTGCCATGGCAGTTGTAGCACTTGGCGGTATAGGCATAGCCTAGCGTGCTGATCTGGCCGTGGTAGGTGGCCTTGTACGACGCAAAGTTGGCCTCGTGGCAGCTTCCGCACTGCGAGGAGATGGACAGCTTGAAAGCGTTACCCGAGGTGCTGTTGACGGAATGCGCGCTGTGGCAGTCGCTGCAGACGGCGGCCTTGGGGTTGTGCTTTTCCAGCGATTCTTTGCCATGCACCGAGTCGGTATAGGCTTCCAGCTGGTCGGTGTGGCAGTTTTCGCCGCAGGTCTTGGAAATGCTCAGGCGCCAGGCGGCGCGCTCCGGCGAATCCTTGGGCAGACTGGCCGAAGGCACATTGAAGCTATGGGTGTCGTGGCAGTTGTCGCACGTGGCGTTGGGCTTGGTCTCGTCGTCTTCATTGGGCTTGGCGTGGAAGGACTTCTTGTACAGCTCAATGTTCTGAACTACCGTGCCCAGACGTGGGCGCTCGGCGGCCTTGCCATCCTTTTGCACCTGTTCCCAGAGCGCCTGGTGGCAGCCCGCACAGTCCACTTTCTTCAGCGGCTCGGTGGTGTTCTTCTGGTGGGCATTGCCTGTGCCCGCGTTGTCCTTGATGTCGGTGTGGCAGGCCACGCACTGCATCTTGCCGTGCACACCCTTGGCCAGCGCGTCTGCGGCGACTGCATGCAACACCCGTTCCTTGCCCTTGCCATCGCTGGCTTTGAGTTTGCCTTTGCCACCATCGTGGCAGCTCAGACAAGTGGCGTTGTCCAACCCGGTTGCGGCGGCGCTCGCCGCGCTTTGGGC contains:
- the ccoG gene encoding cytochrome c oxidase accessory protein CcoG encodes the protein MTVSTAPIEPPPGADPELVSLYQSHKKIYPRSVSGVFSRWRWVLVFLTQIVFYGLPWLEWGQRQAVLFDLGARRFYIFGLVLYPQDFIYLTGILVISAYSLFLFTAVAGRLWCGYACPQTVYTEIFLWLEKLAEGDRSMRMRRDAAPWTLEKFGRKAAKQFMWITLALWTGFTFVGYFTPIKVLAGEFAQWNLGSWEIFWTFFYAFATWGNAGFMREQVCKYMCPYARFQSAMFDKDTLVVTYDKERGEPRGARSKKADPAALNLGACVDCSLCVQVCPTGIDIRNGLQYECIGCGACADVCDTVMDKVGYARGLVKYSTEHALEQKWTRQQTLRHVLRPRVLIYTTILGVVVTAMAVSLALRLPFKVDVDRDRGSLARIAEGGKIENVFRIQVMNAAESSQSFHISVEGLPGLSVASNADVTVASTESRWVPVRLQLPYEGAEPGSHTIHFKIEATGIGKSVTEKSVFIVPR
- the icmF gene encoding fused isobutyryl-CoA mutase/GTPase IcmF, which translates into the protein MTDLSAEFKALANYRPSNKVRFVTAASLFDGHDAAINIMRRILQSMGAEVIHLGHNRSVDEVVTAALQEDVQGIAISSYQGGHVEYFKYMVDLLKARGGAHIQVFGGGGGVIVPPEIRELHAYGVARIYSPEDGQKMGLAGMIGEMVMRCDQDLSPFAPKDVAALQGHSEASWRALAQLLTAVEAGKVDAALMGALQAQAASRTIPVVGITGTGGAGKSSLTDELIRRLRLDQDDSLRVAVISIDPSRRKSGGALLGDRIRMNAISPWKSGPRIFMRSLATRDFGSEISAALPDVITACKAAGFDLIVVETSGIGQGDAAIVPLVDVPLYVMTPEFGAASQLEKIDMLDFAEFVAINKFDRKGASDALRDVAKQVQRNKEAWTTPAEQMPVFGTMAARFNDDGVTALYQALLPRLQALGLQAKADGLLPRVSVRFSSNQTPVVPAARVRYLADISDTVRAYKAKARAQAKLAREIQQLRAAANMLATDKPHRPKASEAAIDLAEQRESNQDAAARKLLAQWPEMQKAYAGDEYVVKIRDKEIRTALTTKSLSGTTIRKVALPQYEDHGEILKWLMLDNVPGSFPYTAGTFAFKRENEDPTRMFAGEGDAFRTNKRFKLLSSGMPAKRLSTAFDSVTLYGNDPDPRPDIYGKVGNSGVSIATLDDLKVLYSGFDLCNPATSVSMTINGPAPSILAMFMNAAIDQNIDKFKQDNGREPTETETAKIREWVLANVRGTVQADILKEDQGQNTCIFSTEFSLKVMGDIAEYFVHHDVRNFYSVSISGYHIAEAGANPISQLAFTLSNGFTFVEAYLARGMHIDDFAPNLSFFFSNGMDPEYTVMGRVARRIWAVAMKERYGANERSQKLKYHIQTSGRSLHAQEIQFNDIRTTLQALIAIYDNCNSLHTNAFDEAITTPTEDSVRRAMAIQLIINREWGLAKNENPNQGAFIIEELTELVEEAVLAEFEKIAERGGVLGAMETGYQRSKIQDESMTYEMLKHTGELPIIGVNTFRNPHGDQVQDKLELARSTDEEKQSQLKRLQDFHARNADKSPAMLKALQQAVIENRNVFEVLMDAVRVCSLGQITNALFEVGGQYRRSM
- the rquA gene encoding rhodoquinone biosynthesis methyltransferase RquA; translation: MSPPPAANTVETTSLSAKHALPPATIPAYLENTYWWAYLHPRAVHIFERQWLVNLILWGNFARLRDAALQEMGEVINGRVLQVACVYGDFTEHLVRRLGPQGSVDVIDVAPIQIKNLHAKLKNTQRVNAHLQDSTALQFADGSHDSTVVFFLLHEQPAEVRRKTIAEALRVTKPGGRLVFVDYHKPRAFSPFRYLMVPVLTILEPFAMDVWNHEIASWLPEGAPVEKIEKQTYFAGLYQKVVMTKKA
- a CDS encoding cytochrome C; its protein translation is MQTNPALSLRHFLMCLLALFLSVGAWAQSAASAAATGLDNATCLSCHDGGKGKLKASDGKGKERVLHAVAADALAKGVHGKMQCVACHTDIKDNAGTGNAHQKNTTEPLKKVDCAGCHQALWEQVQKDGKAAERPRLGTVVQNIELYKKSFHAKPNEDDETKPNATCDNCHDTHSFNVPSASLPKDSPERAAWRLSISKTCGENCHTDQLEAYTDSVHGKESLEKHNPKAAVCSDCHSAHSVNSTSGNAFKLSISSQCGSCHEANFASYKATYHGQISTLGYAYTAKCYNCHGSHDILRVDDPASKVHPDNRMKTCKTCHSGKKEIPLAPDGFASFQPHGNHHDFNKYPQIWIAFQIMVQLLVGTFGFFWLHTLLWFFREYMERKQRQSQPHIKADVLPANMAGKHIQRFSPIWRLGHITFALSLMILTLTGMPLFYPDAPWASHLMNALGGPHIAGKIHRVNAVIFAGVFFWHLFYMGMRVARDWKNFKIFGPNSLVPNLKDAADMLGMFKWFFGKGPRPKFDRWTYWEKFDYWAPFWGVTIIGVSGLVMWLPNVFGAFLPGWVFNVAAIFHGEEAFLAVVFLFTVHFFNNHFRPDKFPLEVVMFTGTFSLEEFKHEHPLEYQRLVDSGELESRLVDAPSPAKMKASRILGFTLIAFGLTLLTLVGIGFFTSL